In Caloranaerobacter sp. TR13, a single window of DNA contains:
- a CDS encoding carbohydrate ABC transporter permease, translated as MARKKKISLSRIVFYFLLISYSVITLGPFIWSIITSLKPTSEVNNFTVNFSTLSFDNYIFLWKKFPFARWAFNSLIVASIVTLGNLLFNSMAGYALARIDFPGRKALYLAILAMMMVPGQVVMVPTFILLTKLGWINTYKGLTIPFLFSLFGIFLMRQFFLSIPKSVEEAATIDGLSRFGIFFRIVMPMAKPALSTQFILMFTGNWNSFLWPSLLATRDNMYTLPVGLNSFYGQYFQFWDQVLAGVMILSVPAIVIFLIFQRNFIKGISTTGMKG; from the coding sequence ATGGCTAGAAAAAAGAAAATTAGCTTATCAAGAATAGTTTTTTACTTTTTATTAATTTCTTATTCGGTAATTACATTAGGACCATTTATATGGAGCATAATAACTTCATTAAAACCAACTAGTGAAGTTAATAATTTTACTGTTAATTTTTCAACATTATCTTTTGATAATTACATATTCTTGTGGAAAAAATTCCCTTTTGCAAGATGGGCCTTTAATAGTTTAATAGTTGCTAGTATAGTTACATTGGGTAATTTACTATTTAACTCAATGGCTGGTTATGCATTAGCTAGAATTGATTTTCCAGGAAGAAAAGCTTTATACTTAGCTATATTAGCAATGATGATGGTACCTGGACAGGTTGTTATGGTTCCTACTTTTATTTTGCTTACCAAATTAGGTTGGATAAACACATATAAGGGCTTAACAATTCCTTTTTTATTTAGTCTTTTTGGAATTTTCTTAATGAGACAGTTTTTCTTAAGTATACCGAAGTCTGTAGAAGAAGCAGCTACTATTGATGGCCTTAGTAGATTTGGTATATTTTTTAGAATAGTGATGCCAATGGCTAAGCCTGCACTTTCTACACAATTTATACTTATGTTTACAGGTAATTGGAATAGCTTTTTGTGGCCAAGTTTATTAGCTACTAGAGATAATATGTATACATTACCTGTTGGTCTAAACTCTTTTTATGGACAATATTTTCAATTTTGGGATCAAGTATTAGCAGGAGTTATGATACTTTCAGTACCTGCAATAGTTATTTTTTTAATATTCCAAAGGAATTTTATAAAAGGGATTTCAACAACAGGTATGAAAGGCTAA
- a CDS encoding LacI family DNA-binding transcriptional regulator produces the protein MSVSIKDVAKLSGVSVATVSRVLNKSGYVSEQTKNRVLEAIQKTGYKPNAIARSLKVKNTRTIGIMIPDISSHFFPEVVRGIEDIANLYNYNIILCNTDLDRDKEEKYLDVLAEKQTDGIIFMSNTITDALAEKIKKTGIDVVLISTDYEDMPSVTINNMKASEDAVKYIIKKGYKKIAFIGGPMDDPNAGLPRFNGFVKALTEGGLLLNREYICEGDYRFKSGYNGAKKLLNLPNRPDAIFAASDEMALGVIRAAFEMKIRVPEDLGVVGFDDINISEMSFPSLTTIAQPLYDMGAIGMRLLTKILNKEKIDSHKITLKHRLVVRESC, from the coding sequence ATGAGTGTAAGTATAAAAGATGTAGCAAAATTATCAGGTGTTTCCGTAGCTACTGTTTCAAGAGTTCTCAATAAAAGTGGTTATGTGAGTGAACAAACTAAAAATAGAGTTTTAGAAGCTATACAGAAAACTGGCTATAAACCAAATGCAATTGCCAGGAGTTTAAAAGTTAAGAATACCAGAACTATAGGGATTATGATACCTGATATATCAAGCCATTTTTTTCCCGAAGTTGTAAGAGGGATAGAGGATATCGCAAATCTTTATAACTACAATATTATTCTTTGTAATACTGATTTAGATAGAGATAAAGAAGAAAAATATCTAGATGTATTAGCAGAGAAACAGACTGATGGAATAATATTTATGAGTAATACAATTACTGATGCTTTAGCTGAAAAAATTAAAAAAACAGGAATAGATGTTGTTTTAATTTCTACTGATTATGAGGACATGCCATCAGTAACTATTAATAACATGAAAGCTTCAGAAGATGCTGTTAAGTATATTATTAAAAAAGGATATAAAAAAATAGCTTTTATTGGTGGACCAATGGATGATCCAAATGCTGGGCTACCAAGATTTAATGGGTTTGTAAAAGCTCTAACAGAAGGAGGGTTATTACTTAATAGAGAGTATATATGTGAAGGGGATTATCGCTTTAAATCAGGTTACAATGGAGCCAAAAAATTACTAAATCTGCCTAATAGACCTGATGCGATTTTTGCCGCTAGTGATGAAATGGCTTTAGGTGTTATAAGAGCAGCTTTTGAGATGAAAATAAGAGTACCAGAAGATTTAGGTGTAGTAGGTTTTGATGATATCAATATATCTGAAATGTCATTTCCATCACTTACTACCATTGCACAGCCTTTATATGATATGGGGGCAATAGGGATGAGACTCTTAACAAAGATTTTAAATAAAGAGAAGATAGATTCTCACAAAATAACATTAAAGCATAGACTCGTAGTTAGGGAAAGTTGCTGA
- a CDS encoding carbohydrate ABC transporter permease, whose translation MKRFLKKYHLEILLILPLALYIFYFTLIPILQTIKMGFTNPITGSLSLDNYRYLLEREDFRKAFVNTFIISILGLIMQLTAGLILALMLKKEFKTKGIFRAIILTPMGVPTLVSGVALLYIFDTQGYFNELLYRITEGLKYIGLIASTYRFVPIDWASGGIRTILMIAFGDMWKVTPIVTLLLLAGLESIPLDVYEAAQIDGASKWQTFKNITLPLLKPSITMAVILRSVDLFRIFELPMILAGKTVPVLATYAFEEYRVYNNPNISGAVSTILLVIIMIFVLLYLKYVDKGEGLA comes from the coding sequence TTGAAAAGGTTCTTAAAAAAATATCATCTAGAAATATTGTTAATTCTACCTCTTGCTCTATACATTTTTTATTTTACATTAATTCCAATTTTACAGACTATTAAGATGGGCTTTACAAATCCTATAACAGGTAGTCTAAGTCTAGATAATTACAGATACTTGCTTGAGAGAGAAGATTTCAGAAAGGCATTTGTTAACACTTTTATAATATCTATATTAGGTCTTATAATGCAGCTTACAGCTGGTTTAATACTAGCACTTATGCTGAAAAAAGAGTTTAAAACTAAAGGAATATTTAGAGCAATAATCTTGACTCCTATGGGAGTTCCTACTTTAGTTTCAGGTGTAGCGTTACTATATATATTCGATACTCAAGGATATTTTAACGAGTTATTATACAGGATTACTGAAGGTTTAAAATACATTGGATTAATTGCTAGTACGTACAGATTTGTTCCTATTGACTGGGCAAGTGGCGGTATAAGGACAATACTTATGATAGCATTTGGAGATATGTGGAAAGTAACTCCTATAGTAACTTTATTATTGTTAGCTGGATTAGAATCAATACCTTTAGATGTATATGAGGCAGCACAAATAGATGGAGCTTCCAAATGGCAAACATTTAAAAATATAACATTACCATTACTTAAACCATCTATTACAATGGCTGTAATTTTAAGATCAGTTGATTTGTTTAGAATCTTTGAACTTCCAATGATATTAGCAGGGAAAACAGTTCCTGTACTAGCGACATATGCATTTGAGGAATACCGTGTTTACAATAATCCAAATATATCTGGAGCTGTTTCAACTATTCTACTTGTTATTATAATGATATTTGTATTATTATATCTGAAATATGTCGATAAAGGTGAGGGATTAGCATGA
- a CDS encoding carbohydrate ABC transporter permease, which produces MMSSVKKDRLGKIIDVSFFPLLIFFSLIMLIPVYILVKVSISQPVDVLTQHPTFLIRNFTWDHWIKVLTSGKLWPAFRKSFTVATLTAIFAIIIATPASYVISRLPKKVKYIVILGLFFTRMFPNVGIALPIAVKFLKWNLMDTYIGLVLAHLIEQLPFITWILVGTFEVIPVDLEKSAMIDGASRLRALMSIVIPNAAPGIAVATLFVWLNSWNEFTYALYLSLSDNTLPLQVYYYVNRGGFFQTATYATILTIPVAVVTYALQRYLKSDYLGGAIK; this is translated from the coding sequence ATGATGAGTTCAGTTAAAAAAGATAGATTAGGGAAAATTATTGATGTTTCTTTTTTCCCCCTTCTTATATTTTTTTCATTGATAATGTTAATACCTGTGTATATATTGGTTAAAGTTTCGATTAGTCAACCAGTAGATGTACTTACACAACATCCAACGTTTTTAATTAGGAATTTTACTTGGGATCATTGGATAAAGGTATTAACTTCTGGCAAATTGTGGCCAGCTTTTAGAAAAAGTTTTACAGTAGCGACTTTAACAGCAATATTTGCAATAATTATAGCAACACCTGCTTCATACGTGATTTCAAGATTACCTAAAAAAGTAAAGTACATTGTTATATTAGGACTTTTTTTCACTAGAATGTTTCCAAACGTGGGTATAGCTTTACCGATAGCTGTAAAGTTTTTGAAATGGAATCTTATGGATACTTATATAGGCCTTGTGTTGGCTCACTTGATTGAACAGTTACCTTTTATTACATGGATACTTGTAGGTACTTTTGAAGTTATACCTGTTGATTTAGAAAAAAGTGCAATGATTGATGGAGCTTCCAGATTAAGGGCTCTTATGAGTATAGTAATACCAAATGCAGCTCCTGGAATTGCAGTAGCGACTTTGTTTGTATGGCTAAATTCATGGAATGAATTTACTTACGCATTATATTTATCACTGTCTGATAATACCTTACCTTTACAAGTTTACTATTATGTTAATAGAGGTGGGTTCTTCCAAACTGCAACATATGCAACAATATTAACTATTCCTGTAGCTGTTGTTACTTATGCTCTACAAAGGTATCTTAAATCAGATTACCTTGGAGGAGCAATTAAATAA
- a CDS encoding extracellular solute-binding protein has product MNFKKAISLFLIMVLTFAILSGCTGTKEQASKEQKVLRVSMALGESEWEVMKNKIFPIFEKENNVKIEAVQIEASDLITKLEAMHKAGKMEIDIITQDNMQLAQLVEKGLVEDLSEYRDMIPENVIKALIPVGEFNGKLYFMPYRPNVEINFYNEKKFNEYGIKPPTNWDELLKVAKTFKEKEGIGRVAIKGTLDGNTTVQLFEFIRQAGGDPLVLNDEGSIKAYTFLKELWPYLSPDSKKADWNTMNKYLATESVYYGANWPFGVNVIVRDGGKKEIKAHAGFAGPVKKSKVLGGEVIGIPVGSPNKELAVKFMQFLMSKETQELLVTEMGWPSCRTDAYGKVEEWQKPYFEAVKEALKVSQPRPNVTYWDTVDKALNDAFREIVIEGKDVKTTLDKYAKVIADAKK; this is encoded by the coding sequence ATGAATTTCAAAAAAGCAATTTCGTTATTTCTTATTATGGTGCTTACTTTTGCAATTTTATCTGGATGTACAGGAACAAAAGAGCAAGCTAGTAAAGAACAAAAAGTACTAAGAGTTAGTATGGCTCTAGGTGAATCAGAGTGGGAAGTAATGAAAAATAAAATTTTCCCTATTTTTGAAAAAGAGAATAACGTTAAAATAGAAGCGGTACAAATTGAAGCTTCTGATCTTATTACTAAGCTAGAAGCTATGCATAAAGCAGGTAAGATGGAAATAGACATTATTACTCAAGACAATATGCAATTAGCACAACTTGTAGAGAAAGGACTAGTAGAAGACTTAAGCGAATACAGAGATATGATACCTGAAAATGTTATTAAGGCATTAATTCCGGTTGGTGAATTTAATGGAAAATTATATTTTATGCCATACAGACCAAATGTTGAAATTAACTTCTATAATGAGAAGAAATTTAATGAATATGGAATTAAACCACCAACTAATTGGGATGAATTATTAAAAGTTGCAAAAACTTTTAAAGAAAAAGAAGGTATTGGTAGAGTAGCTATAAAAGGAACATTAGATGGAAATACAACTGTACAATTATTTGAGTTCATAAGACAGGCAGGTGGAGATCCACTAGTATTAAACGATGAAGGTTCAATTAAAGCTTATACTTTCTTAAAAGAATTATGGCCTTATTTATCACCAGATAGCAAGAAAGCAGATTGGAATACTATGAACAAATACTTAGCAACTGAGTCTGTATATTATGGTGCTAACTGGCCGTTTGGAGTTAATGTAATAGTTAGAGATGGTGGTAAAAAAGAAATAAAAGCACATGCTGGATTTGCAGGACCTGTGAAAAAGTCAAAAGTTCTTGGTGGAGAAGTAATAGGTATACCAGTAGGTTCACCTAATAAAGAATTAGCAGTAAAATTCATGCAATTCTTAATGAGCAAAGAAACTCAAGAATTATTAGTTACAGAAATGGGCTGGCCTTCATGTAGAACTGATGCATATGGCAAAGTAGAAGAGTGGCAAAAACCTTACTTTGAAGCAGTTAAAGAAGCTCTTAAAGTATCACAGCCTAGACCAAATGTAACATATTGGGATACAGTTGATAAAGCTTTAAATGATGCATTTAGAGAAATTGTTATTGAAGGCAAAGATGTAAAAACAACACTTGATAAATATGCTAAAGTTATAGCTGATGCTAAGAAATAA
- a CDS encoding glycoside hydrolase family 65 protein: MREFHKNKIAIYEYDEWRIIEKAFDEKTNQRSETIFSLGNGYLGIRGNLEEGYSGDPKTSLVGTYINGIYESEPIMYGEYHYGYPLWGQTMINVTDWRLISFWIEDEKFDMLKGSIKDYNRTLDMKNGKLTRELIWRSPKDKEIYVKIERFVSLTNKHLAAIRFMIKPLNFDGEITFISELDGNVKNKNLREQALIVIDKWADERLGYIQQKTNKTEFTIGCSMYNDFYCKEQDIEYSLEKIEEDKKIGIKITFKGEKDQTYILDKYVNFYTSRDVVENEIMNYAKEGVLEAKTAGYDNLYNEHKEYLFKFWEDADIKIKGDIALQQGIRFNSFQLLQSVGRDGITNIGAKGLTGEGYEGHYFWDSEIYVLPFFLYSRPEISKALLMYRYNTLDKARERAREMRSKGALFPWRTINGEEASSYFPASTAQYHIDADITYAIYKYVEATDDFDFLINYGAEIVFETARMWADRGGYIPLKDNKFCINEVTGPDEYKPCVDNNCYTNYMARFNLNYGVYVAELLKAKYPQKYEELKEKINLKEEELVEWKNAADNMYLPYDERLGINPQDDSFLYKEPYDVDSIPVEETPLVTNWHQLNIMRYQICKQADVILLMFLLGDEFDIELKKRNYDFYEPKTTHDSSLSACVFSIIASEIGYKEQAYNYFMQTARMDLDDYNNNAHEGIHTACMAGTWASVVNGFAGMRVYNGELHFKPYLPEKWESYEFRVKYKNRQINVKVEDNLTIYKLLDGDDIVIWHKGNRVELSKMKEVTLS; this comes from the coding sequence ATGAGGGAGTTTCATAAAAATAAAATAGCAATATACGAATATGATGAATGGAGAATTATAGAAAAAGCATTTGATGAAAAAACAAATCAGAGAAGTGAAACTATTTTTTCACTAGGAAATGGCTATTTAGGTATAAGAGGTAATTTAGAGGAAGGTTATTCTGGTGACCCTAAAACTAGTTTAGTGGGTACTTATATTAATGGGATATATGAATCAGAGCCAATTATGTATGGAGAGTACCACTATGGCTATCCTCTCTGGGGACAAACAATGATAAATGTTACTGATTGGAGACTTATTAGCTTTTGGATTGAAGATGAAAAATTTGATATGTTAAAGGGTTCAATTAAGGATTACAATCGTACGCTAGACATGAAAAATGGAAAACTTACAAGGGAGCTTATTTGGAGAAGTCCTAAGGACAAGGAAATATATGTAAAAATTGAAAGATTTGTTTCACTAACTAATAAACACCTAGCTGCAATAAGATTTATGATAAAACCGTTAAATTTTGACGGAGAGATAACTTTTATTTCTGAATTAGATGGAAATGTTAAAAATAAAAATTTAAGAGAACAAGCATTAATAGTTATAGATAAGTGGGCAGACGAAAGATTAGGATATATTCAACAGAAAACTAATAAAACAGAATTTACTATAGGGTGTTCTATGTATAATGATTTTTATTGTAAAGAACAAGATATAGAATATTCATTAGAAAAAATAGAGGAAGACAAAAAGATTGGAATTAAAATAACTTTTAAAGGTGAAAAAGACCAAACATATATCTTGGATAAATATGTAAATTTCTATACTTCTAGAGATGTAGTTGAAAATGAAATCATGAATTATGCTAAAGAAGGAGTTTTAGAGGCTAAGACTGCGGGGTATGATAATCTATATAATGAACATAAAGAATATCTGTTTAAATTCTGGGAAGATGCTGATATTAAAATAAAAGGAGATATAGCCTTACAACAAGGTATAAGATTTAACAGTTTTCAATTATTACAATCTGTTGGAAGAGATGGTATAACTAATATAGGGGCAAAAGGTTTAACAGGCGAAGGATATGAAGGCCATTATTTCTGGGATTCAGAGATATATGTATTACCATTTTTCTTATATAGTAGACCAGAAATTTCTAAAGCTTTACTGATGTATAGATATAATACTTTAGATAAAGCGCGTGAGAGAGCTAGAGAGATGAGAAGTAAAGGAGCTTTATTCCCTTGGAGAACAATTAATGGTGAAGAAGCTTCTTCATACTTCCCAGCATCTACAGCACAATACCATATTGATGCAGATATAACATATGCTATCTACAAATATGTTGAGGCAACTGATGATTTTGATTTTCTAATAAATTATGGAGCAGAAATTGTGTTTGAAACAGCAAGAATGTGGGCAGATAGAGGAGGATATATACCTCTTAAGGATAATAAATTCTGTATTAATGAAGTTACAGGACCAGACGAATATAAACCTTGTGTTGATAATAACTGCTATACTAATTATATGGCACGTTTTAATTTAAATTATGGAGTATATGTAGCTGAATTGTTGAAGGCTAAATATCCACAAAAATATGAGGAGCTTAAGGAAAAGATTAATCTTAAAGAAGAAGAACTTGTAGAGTGGAAGAATGCAGCTGATAACATGTATTTACCTTATGATGAAAGATTAGGAATAAATCCTCAAGATGATAGTTTTCTTTATAAAGAACCATATGATGTGGATTCAATTCCTGTTGAGGAAACGCCACTTGTTACAAATTGGCATCAACTAAATATTATGAGATATCAAATATGTAAACAGGCTGATGTTATTTTGTTAATGTTCTTGCTTGGAGATGAATTTGATATTGAATTGAAAAAGAGAAATTATGATTTTTATGAACCAAAAACTACACATGATTCATCACTTTCAGCGTGTGTATTTAGTATTATTGCTTCAGAGATTGGCTATAAAGAACAAGCATATAATTATTTTATGCAAACAGCTAGAATGGATTTAGATGATTATAATAATAATGCTCATGAAGGAATTCATACTGCTTGTATGGCGGGAACATGGGCAAGCGTTGTAAATGGATTTGCTGGAATGAGAGTATATAATGGTGAATTACATTTCAAACCATATCTACCTGAGAAATGGGAAAGTTATGAGTTTAGGGTAAAATATAAGAATAGACAAATAAATGTTAAGGTTGAAGATAATTTGACTATTTATAAATTACTTGATGGTGATGATATAGTGATTTGGCATAAAGGAAATAGAGTAGAATTGTCAAAAATGAAAGAAGTAACTTTAAGCTAG
- a CDS encoding LacI family DNA-binding transcriptional regulator: MATIIDVAKRAGVSVGTVSNVINNKVNVSQEKRERVLKAIKELNFQPSGTARMLKRGRTNSIALLIPQISKPFYSMIIEGAESAASENGYDLIFCRTHRDPKIEEKFLNLIGEKRVDGVILVSIEIDDKALDVVQENKYPVVLLERHINNSNIPSILIDNQSGAFKAVKYLIELGHRDIIFINGPTTTIPGMMRLKGYIEALSKYNLPFNKDLYREGEFDINNGYKGITEILKNHKATAVFAGSDTIAMGVFNGLQNMGLRVPEDISVIGFDDIYLASMLNPPLTTIRQPAFEMGYKAVEVLIDTINGKNRNETVEILETELIIRKSCKSLY; this comes from the coding sequence ATGGCTACAATTATTGATGTTGCAAAAAGGGCTGGAGTTTCAGTAGGAACAGTATCAAATGTTATAAATAATAAAGTAAATGTTTCACAGGAGAAGAGAGAAAGAGTATTAAAAGCGATAAAAGAGTTAAATTTTCAACCTTCAGGAACTGCTAGAATGTTAAAACGTGGGAGAACAAATAGTATTGCTCTTCTCATTCCACAAATATCCAAACCTTTTTATTCTATGATAATAGAAGGGGCAGAAAGTGCTGCCAGTGAAAATGGGTATGATCTAATATTCTGTAGAACGCATAGGGATCCTAAAATAGAGGAGAAGTTTTTGAATTTAATAGGAGAAAAAAGAGTAGATGGAGTTATACTTGTGTCTATTGAGATAGATGATAAGGCTCTCGATGTTGTACAAGAAAATAAGTATCCTGTTGTTCTCTTGGAAAGGCATATAAATAACAGTAATATACCTTCCATATTAATTGACAACCAGAGTGGCGCTTTTAAAGCAGTAAAGTATTTGATAGAACTAGGCCATAGAGATATTATTTTTATTAATGGACCAACTACAACGATACCTGGAATGATGCGTTTAAAGGGGTATATTGAAGCATTATCTAAGTACAATTTACCTTTCAATAAAGATTTATATCGTGAGGGTGAATTTGATATAAATAATGGATATAAAGGAATAACTGAAATACTTAAAAATCACAAAGCAACGGCAGTTTTTGCAGGAAGTGACACAATAGCTATGGGAGTGTTTAATGGCTTACAGAATATGGGATTAAGAGTTCCAGAGGATATTTCTGTTATAGGGTTTGATGATATTTATTTAGCTTCTATGTTAAATCCACCTTTAACAACAATAAGACAACCTGCTTTCGAAATGGGATACAAGGCAGTGGAAGTACTGATAGATACGATAAATGGAAAAAATCGAAACGAAACAGTTGAGATTCTTGAAACAGAACTTATTATTCGTAAGAGTTGTAAATCTTTGTATTAA
- a CDS encoding alpha-amylase family glycosyl hydrolase: MVRINISEEMKNRIIDKLDFLYGKDKSLHIYEEILNLIEDFQSKFNKTANKEWVDEKDVFLITYGDNIKEEGKGALKTLHEFLTKYLKGIITNVHILPFYPYSSDDGFSVIDYFEVNPELGNWDDIESMSKDFKLMFDAVINHISAKSEWFQGYLKGEEEYKNFFIETKPCPELSKVTRPRALPLLTKFETSEGVKYIWTTFSEDQIDLNFKNEKVLLKIIELILFYVSKGAKTLRLDAIGYLWKEIGTSCIHLKQTHKVIQLFRDILDIVAPETILITETNVPHKDNISYFGDGYNEAQMVYQFPLPPLVLNAYQTGNASHLLKWADSLEQISDRTTFFNFLASHDGIGVMPAKGILSEEEINEMVKKAKEHGGYVSYKDNGDGTKSPYELNINYFDALSHPDDEENIKIKRFMGSQAILLSLMGVPAIYIHSLLGSRNYNEGVKESGIYRRINREKLLLENLEKELNDKNTLRNKIFSKYVELIKTRKAEKAFHPNAKQKVIFVNESVFTFVRTSLDNEEAILVLNNVSNKEQRIKMELKECGLEKVDVLRDLISNEKVNIDNGIIEITLKPYQFMWLKG, translated from the coding sequence ATGGTAAGAATTAATATATCAGAAGAAATGAAAAATAGAATAATAGATAAATTAGATTTTTTGTATGGTAAGGATAAAAGCCTACATATTTATGAGGAAATTCTAAACTTAATTGAAGATTTTCAGAGCAAATTTAATAAAACAGCGAATAAAGAGTGGGTTGATGAGAAAGATGTTTTCTTAATTACTTATGGAGATAATATAAAAGAAGAAGGAAAAGGTGCACTTAAAACATTACATGAGTTTTTAACTAAGTATTTAAAAGGAATAATTACAAATGTGCATATACTTCCTTTTTATCCATATTCATCAGATGATGGATTTTCAGTTATAGACTACTTTGAAGTAAATCCTGAGTTAGGTAATTGGGATGATATAGAAAGTATGTCTAAAGATTTTAAATTAATGTTTGATGCGGTTATAAATCATATTTCAGCTAAAAGTGAGTGGTTCCAAGGTTATTTAAAAGGAGAAGAAGAATACAAAAACTTTTTTATAGAAACTAAGCCTTGTCCAGAACTTTCAAAAGTTACTAGACCAAGAGCATTACCTTTACTTACTAAGTTTGAAACTTCAGAAGGTGTGAAATATATCTGGACAACTTTTAGTGAAGACCAAATAGATTTAAACTTTAAAAATGAAAAAGTACTGTTAAAAATAATTGAGTTAATATTATTTTATGTATCTAAAGGAGCTAAAACGCTTAGATTGGATGCTATAGGATACTTATGGAAAGAAATTGGTACAAGCTGTATTCATCTGAAGCAGACTCATAAAGTAATACAACTATTTAGAGATATACTTGACATAGTAGCACCAGAAACCATATTAATAACAGAAACAAATGTACCTCATAAAGATAATATAAGCTATTTTGGCGATGGATATAATGAAGCTCAAATGGTTTATCAGTTTCCACTGCCACCATTAGTATTAAATGCATATCAAACAGGTAATGCTAGCCATTTATTAAAATGGGCTGATTCGTTAGAACAAATATCTGACAGAACTACATTTTTTAATTTCTTAGCATCGCATGACGGCATAGGAGTAATGCCAGCTAAAGGTATTTTATCTGAAGAAGAGATAAATGAAATGGTAAAAAAAGCGAAAGAACATGGAGGCTATGTTTCATATAAAGATAATGGGGACGGAACAAAGAGTCCGTATGAGCTTAATATAAATTATTTTGATGCACTTTCACATCCAGATGATGAGGAAAATATTAAAATAAAAAGATTTATGGGGTCACAAGCTATACTTTTATCGTTAATGGGAGTACCAGCAATTTATATACACAGTTTATTAGGTTCAAGAAATTACAATGAAGGTGTAAAAGAAAGTGGGATATACAGAAGAATTAATAGAGAAAAATTACTATTAGAAAATCTAGAAAAAGAATTAAATGATAAAAATACATTGAGAAATAAGATTTTTAGTAAATATGTAGAGCTAATTAAAACAAGAAAAGCTGAGAAAGCATTTCATCCAAATGCAAAGCAAAAGGTGATTTTTGTAAATGAATCTGTATTTACATTTGTACGTACTTCATTAGATAATGAAGAAGCAATATTAGTATTAAATAACGTATCAAATAAAGAGCAAAGAATTAAAATGGAGCTAAAAGAATGTGGATTAGAAAAAGTAGATGTTTTAAGAGACCTTATATCTAATGAAAAAGTTAATATAGATAATGGAATAATAGAAATCACACTTAAACCTTATCAATTTATGTGGTTAAAAGGTTAA